The following are from one region of the Vanessa atalanta chromosome 5, ilVanAtal1.2, whole genome shotgun sequence genome:
- the LOC125064188 gene encoding uncharacterized protein LOC125064188, producing the protein MASQLATILLWLGGSAFGLRDIQLNVPEAVGVGASATLGCRWALDTGETLYTVKWYHGAQEFFRFVPKELPNTRVFSQTGISVDVSRSGAQQVVLRGASKSLSGRYRCEVSADAPFFHTVYKSAYMRVVELPDAMPLVHSQKSWYTVGDMLRANCTSPPAEPQANITWLLNGYEVKGLDIPPPDMAFSRREPVISDASLEDANRIIFSPWDAISGYEESATDVIDIPGDIEDSVASNSHKKFESTTRITPRLEQISSKNISIEEDKSNKSSSFSQLVIRVQTSHFHKGRMNVTCVARILSVWSASTALLLDEERPQIAPVMGSRDTNSGPRCSTSHVLALLNYLLFKHWAIR; encoded by the exons ATGGCTTCTCAACTTGCCACGATATTATTGTGGCTTGGTGGaa GTGCCTTCGGTCTTCGAGACATTCAACTCAATGTACCAGAGGCGGTAGGGGTGGGTGCCAGCGCAACCCTCGGCTGCCGATGGGCGCTGGATACCGGCGAGACATTATACACAGTGAAATGGTACCATGGAGCACAGGAATTTTTCCGATTCGTGCCGAAAGAATTGCCAAACACCCGTGTTTTTTCACAAACAGGCATCAGCGTTGAT GTGTCACGCTCAGGCGCTCAGCAAGTTGTATTGCGCGGCGCATCAAAAAGCCTCAGCGGACGGTACCGATGCGAGGTGTCAGCCGATGCACCGTTTTTCCACACAGTGTATAAAAGTGCTTACATGCGTGTCgtag aattaccAGACGCAATGCCTTTAGTGCACTCACAGAAGAGTTGGTACACTGTAGGCGACATGCTTCGAGCTAACTGCACGTCACCCCCTGCAGAGCCACAAGCAAACATCACATGGCTTCTCAATGGATATGAG GTAAAAGGCCTCGATATTCCGCCCCCAGACATGGCTTTTTCTCGAAGAGAGCCTGTCATAAGCGATGCATCACTAGAAGATGCGAATAGAATTATATTCAGTCCATGGGACGCAATATCTGGCTACGAAGAGTCTGCAACAGACGTCATAGACATCCCGGGCGACATTGAAGATTCAGTTGCTTCAAACTCGCACAAGAAGTTCGAGAGTACGACGCGAATAACGCCTCGACTAGAACAAATTTCAAGCAAAAATATTAGCATTGAAGAAGATAAATCTAATAAGTCTTCCTCCTTCAGTCAACTCGTTATACGAGTACAGACTTCGCATTTTCACAAG GGTCGGATGAATGTCACGTGCGTGGCGCGCATATTGTCAGTGTGGTCAGCGAGCACCGCACTTTTGCTAGACGAGGAGCGGCCTCAAATAGCTCCCGTCATGGGTAGTCGGGACACGAATTCTG GTCCACGCTGTTCCACATCACACGTCTTGGCGCTTTTAAACTATTTACTGTTTAAGCACTG ggCAATACGATGA